TTAGCTTTGTCTTGATAAGGACTTATATAATCTACACTGTTACCAAAGTTATCGTACTCATCATCACGGAATTCATCCTCTGGACGATCTGGTGGCATATCATCTAATGATACAGTACTTACAGGCGCATTTCTTCTATGCTTATTGTAAGGATTACGTGTTGTTTTAGTTTTGGTTTTGCCAAAGTTAGATTTACTAGCACGACTGGCTCTTTTCTCTGCCAAGTCATCATCCATATCTTCAGCAGGACTCTCAATTACTTCATCCGCTATAGTCGTTTTTCTTTTACGTGATTTTCTACCTACAGCAGGATGGCGGAAAATACGTCTAAAACGATCAGGATTTTCTTCGTTTGTTTCTGCATCAAACACAAAATCACTCATATCTCCATCAGCAATCTTTTGTTTGATAAAGTCTTCAATCACTAATAATAACTTTTCTTCTTCTGGACTAACAAATGAGATAGCTTCGCCAACACTATCAATGGTATTGATGCGTTGTATATAGTCATCTTCAATATAAGGTAGGTCAAAGTTAATAATGCAGGGTAATTGATTTATTTCTAAACTTTCGGTAGTAACATCGGTAGCAATTAAAATTTGTACTAAATTTTCTTTAAAATCGATGAGTGATTTATTACGTGCATTTTGGGTTTTATTACTATGGATTGTAGCTGAGTTAATGCCCTTCTTGCTGAGATAGTTTGAGAGGCGACTAGCTCCATATTTAGTACGAGTAAATATCAGTATTTGTGGCCACTGGTATTTATTTATTAAATGAACAAGTAAAGCTGCTTTTTGACGTGTTGGAATATAAAAAACGCTTTGTTTAATATGCTCTATAGATGGAGTGATATTAATTTCAATACGCTCAGGATTTTTAAGTAAAAAATGAGCCAATACAATAACATCATCAGTAAAATTGGTAGCGTAGAGTAAGTTTTGACGTTCGACTGGTAATAAGTCAATAACTTGTTTAGTGGTTGCTATGGAGTTTTCATTAGTAAGCAGTTCAGCTTCATCCAACACAAAAATTTCTACTGCTGATAAATCAACAGCCTGTTGTTCAATAAGTTCAACTAAACGAGTGGGGGAGGCTACTAATATATCAACCCCATGGCTAAGTATTTTAGTTTGCAGAGCACTATTAGTGCTATCTAATACGCAGCCAACTGTCATAGAGAAA
This portion of the Entomomonas sp. E2T0 genome encodes:
- a CDS encoding DEAD/DEAH box helicase is translated as MSFTSLGLSELLSETTKTLYETPTTLQEQAIPVILQNNDLMVATPSAETGKVGSFVLPIIEKLFPKGNVEHKAPTSKQPKVLILVASSDEAIQIAEYFKAYSFDFSMTVGCVLDSTNSALQTKILSHGVDILVASPTRLVELIEQQAVDLSAVEIFVLDEAELLTNENSIATTKQVIDLLPVERQNLLYATNFTDDVIVLAHFLLKNPERIEINITPSIEHIKQSVFYIPTRQKAALLVHLINKYQWPQILIFTRTKYGASRLSNYLSKKGINSATIHSNKTQNARNKSLIDFKENLVQILIATDVTTESLEINQLPCIINFDLPYIEDDYIQRINTIDSVGEAISFVSPEEEKLLLVIEDFIKQKIADGDMSDFVFDAETNEENPDRFRRIFRHPAVGRKSRKRKTTIADEVIESPAEDMDDDLAEKRASRASKSNFGKTKTKTTRNPYNKHRRNAPVSTVSLDDMPPDRPEDEFRDDEYDNFGNSVDYISPYQDKAKNARTKRFTKATASSTTAPASTTTTASSRPQRAKTTKPKATTTNAQATEQRRPRNSLYRRNNRTNNTTITTPSSTPYRKREVMTATPPSELKEPQQRRSSTTTPAIIHRKHSRIDRLPTIEQLDSMPNRHIPKSEKPMLLSRKNTDDE